The region TTAAAGGCTTTAATATGCGGATGCAGTTTTGCAAAAATTCCTTTGCTTCAACTTCCTGCTTTTTTTCTATCGTTCCGCTGGCGGTTTTGCTTTGGTAATTCATGATCTTTTTGGTTTGTTCGCTGCTTTCATCCACGGCCACAATAAACATTCGGCTCATATTGTCTTCGTAAATTTGCCCGTGCGTGGTGGCGCAGATGCTGGCCATTGGGCCGCGGACGATCCGTTGGGCGCTGCGTATGTTTCCGTTTTCATCTTTTTGGCTCGTGGAGCTGCTGAGTTGGTTGTTGCTGATCAGCTCCCGCCAGGCAAACAAGGCTTCTTCTTTCAGCCCGTCGATGTCTTCCAAACAGATCAGTTTGTTTCTAAAAAAATATTCATCGTAGTTGTAAAAGCTGTTTTCCGTAACGCGCGTAAATTTTACTACTCGTTCCGGTGGCATCAGTGCCGCTATTTTTGAAAGTAAATGTGTTTTTCCACTGCCCGAGCTGCCTTGTATGAGCGCATGCAGCGTGTCGGGCATTTTATGGCTTGTACCAATAATAAACAAAAACAATCGGTTATTTTCTTCGCCTACGATGCCCGATTTTCCAATTAGTTCGTTCAAGTTTTGTATTAAATTTTCTTTCTGCAGAAAGGTTTTGCATTTGGCTTGTTCCGCTAAGCTTAAAGCTTTGTCGCTTGAGTTTTCTTCGGTGGTTTGTTGCAGTTGATTATCTCTGTATTCTTCCAGTAAATCGGTTAGTTCTGATAAGTCGTTTTCTACCAGATCGCTGCGCATATCCAGTTTTTCGCTTGCTTCTCTTGCTTCTTTCCGGGTTTGTTTTTCTTCGTATAAATCTAATCGGCAGCGGTATTTTATCCCTGTTTCCAGGTGCTGTACGTCAAGGCTCACCAGCATGCGGTCGAAGGTTTTCGGCAGGCTGCCTTTGATAATGTAACGGGCGGTGGGGGTTTCGTGGATAATTTTGTTTGGTTGGTTGGTATCTAAAGGAGAAAGATTGAGCTGTTGAGACGCACTGCAGTGCGTCTTTACTTCGGTAGTGGCTTCCTTTGGAGACGCATGGCAATGCGTCTGTACATTGGTAGTGGCGGCTTTCTTTGGAGACGTAAGGCACTGTGTCCGGCTTCCGACGGATTGCGTCTGTACGACAGGCTGTCGTTCTTCGATTAATTGCAGTATTGCTTCCTTGCCGTAGTTTACAAAGAGGCTGTTGATGTCTTCGCCGTCGGGCGTTGGTACTGTTGAGACAAGGCATGCCTTGTCTTTAATCAGTTCTTCGCTGTATTTCCTTGCCGCTTCTTTTCCGGCTTGGTCGCCATCAAAAAAGAAGATTATTTCCTCCAGATTGGATAATTGGCTTATGGCTGCTTTGTGTTCGGCGGTTAGGCCGTTGGTGCCGTAAGCGGCTAAAATTGAATATTGATTATAGAGGTCAGTATTTAACTGCATATTAAATCTGCTTGCTTTACTTTATCAGCAATAACCATCCTGCGTACCAAATTATTGAAAATATTCTTTTTCATTTGAGAACGATTAAGTCGGTAGCAAAACTCGTCAAGATACCTGTTGATATTGTGAGTGCTAACCCATGAGTAAGTGGTTCTTATCCAAGATTTAACTTGATGAATCATTGTGTGCAAAGCCTTGAAGTTGGAACCTCTGTCACTCTCGATTTGTCTTATATCATAGCTTGACATGAGTGGACGGTAGCCCTTCCATTGATCTGTTGTTACCTTTGCCTGTTGAGAAATATGCGCATCGAACATTTTTTCTAGCTCTTTCGATGAGTAGTTGTCTATTTTCATCGAGTACATGCGTTTAACCTTACCATCATCAGTAAGCTCTACAGCACATATAACCTTCTTTTTCTTAATATGGTAACTACGTCCAACTTTTCCCTCTTCCTTTCCACCAATTACAAACTCATCAATATGTACATTTCCACTCATTGGGTTATTACCGCTTGACTTCATCGCTTCCCGTACTTTATGCATAAACAGTCGAGCTGTTTTCTCAGTAACCCCAAAGCGTTCTCCAACATAACTTGCAGATAAACTTTTGGTTGTAGTTGCCATTTCAAAGCAAATAAAAAAAGCCTTTTGAACACCAAATTTAACTTTGTGGAATAGTGTATTTGCTGTTGCTGATTCAGTATGACTACACTTATTACACGTTCTTGAATGATTCTTTCTTACTTGACTTCCGGTATGACCACATTTAACACATCTAAATCCATCTTGCCATTTAATATGAGCTAAATATTCAATACACTTTTCATCCGAATTAAAGCGTGTAGCAAACTCTATGAGGTTTTGTCCTTTGAATAATTCCATTAAATCATTGATTTTATTGGTATCAAAGATAATATATTATATGAATTTATCTACTGACCTCTAATTGATTATTTTCTATTGATAATTGAAGTGTGGCTGCATCTATGATGGCCTCGGTGATTATCAGGGTTTCAGTGTGTTTGTCAGGGTAGTGTGGATAAAGTCCTTTCCGGTTTTCGGTGTAGTAGTGTTTGCCAAATTCTGCGTTATGGCCGTTGCTTTCGGTGATTCTTCTGCCGTACAGGCTTACGATATTCCCGTTTTTGTCTTTCAATGGGAAGGTGATGCACTGTTTGAGTTTTTTCCAGTTTACTCCTGAGTTATAGCCAACTTCTTGTAATTCTTCTAAGCAGCGGTTTCTCAAATATTCTTGTGCTTTGGGGCTGCGTGGGAGGCCGTCTTTTTGCCTGTTAAATAGCTCGGCAAAGTTTTCGGCCTCCTTCACGCTAGCCTTACCTGAAGAAATCCCCATAACTTCAGTATTTTCTCCTGCCAGTTCTGCAGCTTTTTTTAACGCTGTATGCTTATCGCAATTTTCTTTGTCCTGGATAAATTGTATCACATCGCCGGTTTTGCCGCAGCCAAAGCAGTTGTAAGTGTTGGTTTCTGTATAAATTTTGCAGCTTGGTTTGTCGTCTTCGTGGAACGGACATTTAATGTGGTCGTTCTTATCGGGTTTAATACCGTAGTGCGCCAAAACGCTCATTATGGGCAGCCGTTTTTTGATGTCGGGGATTTGCATGCGAAAAAAAGTTTAAAATTTTATTTGATACCTTATTCGGTACAAAGATACACTATAAAATATTTCAGGCAAATTTTATTAGATTTTATATTACCTTTTAAGATACCTATATTTGCATTATTACTTGATTATACGGTGTCTTGATACCCTAATAAGCTTCAAAAATGACAACATTTGGCAAAAAACTAAGAGAGTGTAGAGAGGCAGCAGGTCTTTCGCAAAGGGAGCTGGCAAAGCTTTTAAATACTTCTTATTCTGTTGTTGGTAAATACGAGCGTGATGAAATGACTCCTTCTGTAGAAGCAGCAAAAAAAATAGCCAAACTGGTTAATACCACAGTTGGCTACCTATTAGGTGAAACAAATGAAACTAATGTACTTAAAGACCCTGATATGCTTCGTCGTTTAAACCAAATCAGTGAACTGCCGGAAGAAGATAAATACTGCATTCTTTACACTCTGGATGGCTTACTACAAAATGTAAAAGCTAAACAGGCGTTTAGGTAGTTAAACAAAAAAACATTACCTTACTCCATCAACTCCTCTTCTTCCTCCGGCTCTTCGTAGGCCTTTTCCCAATCATCGGTGTAAAGTAATTTATAGTTATGGGGGATTCTTTCAAATTCAACAAACTTCATGTAAGAACTTGCATACAGCTGTTTCAGTTCTTCTAATGGTAATTGTCGGTATTTTGGGAACAATTCTTCTACAGATTCCGGCTGATATGAGCGGGTATACTTTACTTCGTAAAACATGCCCTTTTCGTTGCCGGGAATGTCTCTTGAGTTGCTATAATAAATCATTTCCCATGTATCACCATACTGCACCATTCGCTTATAAGTAGGGACTTTTATTAGAAGACGGCTTTTACTCAATAAACTTCCTTTCGCTGACCACCAGAAATAATCATCTTCTTCCTTTTCAAAATGCAACGGTAAATCAACACCGTATTGAGCTGTACGTTTTATGGCTGTTTTGCTAGAGGCTCCTATCTGCCAGTAAGGAATAGTATCAATTAAATACAGCCGGTGCAATTTGGCGTTGCCAGAAACAATATAACCCCGCCAATTAACCGTATCGTATTTAACCAGAAACAAACTATCGTAAGGAAAGTGTTCATCGCACGTGGGTTGAACTTCCAACGTATCTCTTAAATATCGATATCTTTTATAAGGTGTTTTTCGTTTTACAAGATAATAGTCGATATAAGGTTTTTTTGCAGGCCAGGGCTCAATTTCAAATATTCCATCATACTCTCTTGGATCAATATTTTCATACAAAACAGTCCAATCTCTCTCTGCTACGGTATCGGGAATGTCTGGACATAGTCGCCGTTTGAATGCCAAATTTTTATTATCAACCATACTGCATACACTCCAGAAAAAACGCTTTTGGTGTTGTGTTTGTTTTATAGTTTGAGAATGACTACTTAATGTTGAAATAATTAAGATTATGAATAATAATTTTCTCATGTCAAGGTCAATTTATTTGCTTTTTAGTTATTTATATTAGCTCCCACACCGCATACAGTTGTGTTTTGAGGGTTGTGTTTTTCATGGCTATGACCTGCACTACAACCCCCACCATTCTGACTATCAGCTTCACTGTCGCCTAAACTATATACAGGATTATTATTATGGAACTTTCTTATTTTATCCCAAAGTAAATATTTTAAAAATTCAGTGCGAGAATAGTAGGCATGCATAAATTCATGCGCTACTGTAGCATTGTTATCTTTCTGATTAGATCCATATTTATTCCACGCAATTATAGGATTATAATAAAAAACAATGTTAAAGCGACTATTTATATCAGCATAGTCGGTTGCATTTTCTTCGGTAACCCTATAACACAAGGTTTCTATCAGTGTTTCAACATTTTCAATATTACCACTAGTGACAGCTGATATAAGTTGATTTTCCATCGTTGGACTGTAAGCTGCAATTTTTCGCTTAATGTCATTTCTTAGCTGACTTATATCCCCAGCTGTAGCATCCAATATATTATTTTTTTCATCT is a window of Salinivirga cyanobacteriivorans DNA encoding:
- a CDS encoding ATP-binding protein; its protein translation is MQLNTDLYNQYSILAAYGTNGLTAEHKAAISQLSNLEEIIFFFDGDQAGKEAARKYSEELIKDKACLVSTVPTPDGEDINSLFVNYGKEAILQLIEERQPVVQTQSVGSRTQCLTSPKKAATTNVQTHCHASPKEATTEVKTHCSASQQLNLSPLDTNQPNKIIHETPTARYIIKGSLPKTFDRMLVSLDVQHLETGIKYRCRLDLYEEKQTRKEAREASEKLDMRSDLVENDLSELTDLLEEYRDNQLQQTTEENSSDKALSLAEQAKCKTFLQKENLIQNLNELIGKSGIVGEENNRLFLFIIGTSHKMPDTLHALIQGSSGSGKTHLLSKIAALMPPERVVKFTRVTENSFYNYDEYFFRNKLICLEDIDGLKEEALFAWRELISNNQLSSSTSQKDENGNIRSAQRIVRGPMASICATTHGQIYEDNMSRMFIVAVDESSEQTKKIMNYQSKTASGTIEKKQEVEAKEFLQNCIRILKPLKVINPYADKIKLPPQAHKIRRLHELFLSFVKQVTLIHQYQRKRDDRGRIITEPEDLKTAVEIMFDSIFLKVDELDGSLRQFFEQLKAYILAKENPQNYEFMQREIRHALNLSKTQLFRYLNELMELEYLQQSGGYANRGFKYKIIYWDNITKLRSEIKAYLFGQIEKLAFQSAGTPVGTPENHIKN
- a CDS encoding IS1595-like element ISUnb1 family transposase, whose protein sequence is MELFKGQNLIEFATRFNSDEKCIEYLAHIKWQDGFRCVKCGHTGSQVRKNHSRTCNKCSHTESATANTLFHKVKFGVQKAFFICFEMATTTKSLSASYVGERFGVTEKTARLFMHKVREAMKSSGNNPMSGNVHIDEFVIGGKEEGKVGRSYHIKKKKVICAVELTDDGKVKRMYSMKIDNYSSKELEKMFDAHISQQAKVTTDQWKGYRPLMSSYDIRQIESDRGSNFKALHTMIHQVKSWIRTTYSWVSTHNINRYLDEFCYRLNRSQMKKNIFNNLVRRMVIADKVKQADLICS
- a CDS encoding CHC2 zinc finger domain-containing protein, with the protein product MQIPDIKKRLPIMSVLAHYGIKPDKNDHIKCPFHEDDKPSCKIYTETNTYNCFGCGKTGDVIQFIQDKENCDKHTALKKAAELAGENTEVMGISSGKASVKEAENFAELFNRQKDGLPRSPKAQEYLRNRCLEELQEVGYNSGVNWKKLKQCITFPLKDKNGNIVSLYGRRITESNGHNAEFGKHYYTENRKGLYPHYPDKHTETLIITEAIIDAATLQLSIENNQLEVSR
- a CDS encoding helix-turn-helix domain-containing protein; translation: MTTFGKKLRECREAAGLSQRELAKLLNTSYSVVGKYERDEMTPSVEAAKKIAKLVNTTVGYLLGETNETNVLKDPDMLRRLNQISELPEEDKYCILYTLDGLLQNVKAKQAFR